From Deinococcus terrestris, a single genomic window includes:
- a CDS encoding J domain-containing protein encodes MNYFQHVTTADDLKSEYRKLCKQYHPDKGGSTGQMQAINAEYERRMAQFLSGKSEGEYGQGKFYKTRQEEAEVERKVREAVEKIAHLDGLDVEIIGAWVWVSGDTRPHKDALKAAGYWWMRGRGMWAFKGKYSSGKGNTSMEEMREKYGSERLTRTRTLKAS; translated from the coding sequence GTGAACTACTTTCAGCACGTCACCACCGCCGACGACCTCAAAAGCGAGTACCGCAAGCTGTGCAAGCAGTACCACCCCGACAAGGGCGGCTCTACCGGGCAGATGCAGGCCATTAACGCCGAGTACGAGCGGCGGATGGCGCAGTTCCTGAGCGGCAAAAGCGAAGGCGAGTACGGCCAGGGCAAGTTTTACAAGACCCGCCAGGAGGAGGCCGAGGTCGAGCGGAAGGTCCGCGAGGCCGTGGAGAAGATCGCCCACCTTGACGGGCTGGACGTGGAAATCATCGGCGCGTGGGTGTGGGTCTCCGGCGACACCAGGCCGCACAAGGACGCCCTGAAGGCGGCGGGCTACTGGTGGATGCGGGGGCGGGGGATGTGGGCCTTCAAGGGCAAGTACAGCAGCGGCAAGGGCAATACCAGCATGGAGGAGATGCGCGAGAAGTACGGCAGCGAGCGCCTGACGCGCACGCGGACCTTGAAGGCCAGCTAA